One window of Paenibacillus antri genomic DNA carries:
- a CDS encoding NAD(P)-dependent oxidoreductase has product MDIGFIGTGVMGRSMAGHLLEAGHRLHVYTRTKSKAEELLARGAAWHESPAALAPACDVVITMVGYPSDVEAVYLGEDGLAANAKPGATLIDMTTSSPALARRIHAAAAERGVEALDAPVSGGDVGAREARLSIMVGGGQAAFDAMRPIFDVLGKNVVRQGGPGAGQHTKMCNQIAIASGMLGVCEALAYAKRAGLDPSTVLASIESGAAGSWSLSNLAPRIVAGNFEPGFYVKHFIKDMKIALDSAEEMGLELPGLALARTLYERLSDLGFAEKGTQSLYRLYTE; this is encoded by the coding sequence ATGGATATCGGATTTATCGGAACCGGCGTTATGGGGAGAAGCATGGCCGGGCATCTGCTGGAGGCGGGGCACCGGCTGCACGTGTACACCCGAACGAAATCGAAGGCGGAGGAGCTGCTCGCCCGGGGGGCGGCATGGCATGAGTCGCCCGCCGCGTTGGCGCCGGCCTGCGACGTCGTCATTACGATGGTCGGCTACCCCTCGGACGTCGAGGCGGTCTATCTCGGGGAGGACGGCCTCGCGGCGAACGCGAAGCCGGGCGCGACGCTCATCGATATGACGACGTCGAGCCCCGCGCTGGCGCGGCGCATTCACGCCGCCGCCGCCGAACGCGGCGTCGAGGCGCTGGACGCCCCGGTATCCGGCGGCGACGTCGGCGCGCGGGAGGCGCGGTTGTCGATCATGGTCGGCGGCGGGCAAGCGGCGTTCGACGCCATGCGGCCGATCTTCGACGTGCTCGGCAAGAACGTCGTACGGCAAGGCGGGCCGGGCGCGGGGCAGCATACGAAGATGTGCAATCAAATCGCGATCGCGAGCGGCATGCTGGGCGTGTGCGAGGCGCTCGCGTATGCGAAGCGGGCGGGACTCGACCCGAGCACGGTGCTGGCGAGCATCGAATCGGGCGCGGCGGGCAGCTGGTCGCTCAGCAATCTCGCTCCTCGCATCGTCGCGGGCAACTTCGAGCCGGGCTTCTATGTGAAACACTTCATCAAGGACATGAAGATCGCTCTGGACAGCGCGGAGGAGATGGGGCTCGAGCTGCCCGGACTGGCACTCGCGCGGACGCTGTACGAGCGGCTGAGCGACTTGGGCTTCGCGGAGAAGGGCACGCAGTCGCTGTACCGACTTTATACGGAGTAA